The Candidatus Omnitrophota bacterium genome contains the following window.
ATGCCCTTTTATCAGGGCGTCCCGGTCTATACGGCCGCGTCTTTGTATAAGGACTATGTCGGCGTTTCCATGCTCCGGCAGTTCGCCCAACACGCCGGGCATAAAGTGGAATACGTGACGCAAAGTGTTGAGATCGTGCGCTTAGATGACTGGGCGTTGACCCCGGATATCATCAAGATCGATACGGAAGGTTTTGAGTATGAGGTCCTGCTGGGCCTTGGCCGGACGATCGCGCGCTGCCGGCCTTTTATCATGCTGGAATACAATCCGGACCTGTTGCGGCAACAGGATGATCTTTTGAGGCCTCTGGGTTATGAAATGTTCATTTATGCATTCAAGGAGGACTCTTTCCATTCGTTTTCTATGGCGCGCCCGCAGTTGGACGGCGTTCGTGTGGCCGAGAACATTTTTTGTATTCCATCGGAAAAGAAACAGGGGTTACCGATCGCGGAAGGAAAGATTTAAATGCCAATGAAGCGGTTGTTCAAAGACGAGGTCATGGCCAATGCCGCGGCCCTGGCGCTGGTGAGTTTTTTGGAAGCCCTGCAGGCGCTGATCGTCATCGCGCTCATTTTCAGTTTTATCCCCATCCCTGCTTTCGATTTCGTGAAGAAATTATTTCCGTTGTCGTTATATGATGTGCGTCCCGAGAGGGAGATGTTCTTTTATAGGCTTGCGGTATTGACGGCCATCGGCCTCCAGGCCATTTTGACGTTCGTATTCCGCGCTCAATTGTCCGACGGAAAAATGCGCTGGAAATTATATCCTTTCGCGGCCGTCAGCGGTTTTTGGGCATTTGTCCAGGTGTTTGCTGTGTTTAAGATTTTGTTGTGGGGCGATCCGCCCTGGGCAAGGGGATTATTGTATGCCGGTATCGCCGGCGGCGTCCTGTCGAAAGTTTTTTGGCCGGAATTGCGGCGTTTCGCACAAACGGTTTATGGCCGGATCGATCAAAAGGCGGGATTGCGTTGGCCGTGGGGCTGGGATTTGGGGTTCCTGGGACTGTTGGGGTTTCTTTTATGGCCAGGTCATTTTGCGAACCTGCTGGGACGGATATTCGTGCGCGATGAATTTTATCACCTGGACGGTCTTTTCATGGCCCCGGCCTGGGCGCATTTGAACGGGCTTGCGTTGAATCAGGATGTCATCAGCCAATACGGCATTGCTTTGCCGATCATGGCCGGTGAACTGCTGAAACACACGGTCGGTTTTGATTATCCGGCCGCCGTCATGCTGGTCATGGCTGTGACGTTCCTTTATTACGCGGCGCTGTACGTGTTTGTGCGCCAGTGGCTGAACAGCCGGGCCCTGGCCGCCTTCGGGGTCCTGCTGGCGATCAAATTGCAGATGTTCCATTGGGGTGTTGCGCCTTTGGTCTGGCAGTTCCCGACCGCCACACCTTTGCGCCATTGGCCCGACATTATTTTCTTTGTTTGCTTGTGGCGGCACATACAGACCTCGCAGCCGCGATGGTTATGGGCCGCGGCCTTCACTGCGGGCTTCGCCTTGGCCTGGATGGTGGACGTGGGGGTGTATATGCTAGCGGCATTGTTGGTCTATGTCGCGGCGTTCGGATATCAATATCTTCGGCCATTTTCGCGTGTTGTTGTGCCGTTGATGAAGATGTTGTTCATTGCGGCGGGCACGGCCTTTTTGGTGTTTTGGGCGCTGCAGCGCGGTACGTTTTTTCACGCGGAATTTTGGAGCAATGCTTTCGAGCACGCTTCTCTTTTTCTGCGCGGTTGGGGGGCCTTGCCCATGACCGAGGGGTTGAAGGACAGGCAGTTCTTCGCGTTCCTTGTGGGGTTCGCCGTTCCTGTCGTGTACGTTTTTACCCTTATTTATGCCGGGGCTTTATGTCTTTTAAGAAAGACCGACTTCAGGCATATTTTTGCCGTTGTCTTAAGCGTTTACGGGCTGGGACTATATCATTATTTCATCCACCGCTCCGGTGTGACCAGTTATTATGCCGTGTGCGTTCCTCTGGTCATGGTGATCTGTTTCTGGATCAGCAGGGGGCTGGCAGTTCTCGGTATTGTTTCGCGGCGGATATGTGCCGGCGCGCTGGCCTGCGCGGCGCTGGGAGCCCTAATGACGGGTTATTTATTCACGTATTATCCCAATGTTTTGAATTTGGCCGGATTTGACTGGAAACCGGAAAAAGGATTTTACCAAAAGGAATTTGATTTTTCCGAAGATGCGGCACTGATCCGGCGTTTGACCGCGTCTGACGAGCCGGTAGCATTGATCAGCAGTTTTGAAACGAAGATATTGATGCAGGCCGGGCGTAAGCCGTTCTTTTATTATTTTCCGCTGGTGGAATCCGCGCATATGAATTCCCCGGAGGTGCGCGGCATTTATCTGCACACCTACGGCCGCATGGATAAAACGCTTCAGGACCTGAACCAAAGACAGCCAAGGTATATTTTCGTCGAGAAGAAATTGTTGAGCCACAAAGGCCGGCTGGCGCTCGGCACGCTTTTAGATCACGTCGACGCGCATTACGCGGCACAAGAACAGGGCAAGTATCTGATCGCTTATCGTCGCAAGGACTAGATGATGTTCTGGTTATCCCTATTAGCCATATTGGAAGCCATGCAGTTGACGGTGTTTTTGTCCTTGCTGCTGCATTTTGTCCCGCCGCCCGCGCCGCTGGCAGGCAGCGTCTATCCCGAATGGCAGTATTTGCTTAAGCCCGAATGGGAAACGGCGATCTTCCGCTTTTTCGTTTTCGCGTGCATCGCCTTGATGGCGATATTCATACGGGCCTGGCATCAGCGTAGCAGCGACAAGGAATTCATGTCCCGCCTTAAATGTTTTGTCGCCGTTGAATCGGTTTTGGTTTTCTTTTTACTGTCCGCGTTATTTAAAAAGACAGTGTATGCGGACCGGCCGGCATTGGCCACAACAGCGTTTGTCCTGGCGCTGGTCCTGGCGTGTTTAAATAAGATATTCTGGCCCTTTATTTACCGGAGCATGAGGGCATTATGGGATTTTCTGACCGACGGACGTAATGTGCCGTTTTTAAGGAGTTTGCTGACGGTATTGATGCCGCTGCTGATCTTCCTGCTCATTGATGTCCCCAATGTGCCCGCGGTCATTGCGAGATTTTTTTTCGGTGAACAGTTTCACCACAATGACAGTTTTATCTACGGGCCTGCTTGGGCCTACCTGAACGGCTGCGTCCCCAACATAGATACCATCAGCCAGTATGGTGCGGGACTCGGCGTTGTTCTGGGGTCTCTCATGAAACTCTTGGGGGGATTCAGTTACGAGAACGGGTTTCTGGTGATGATGTACGGCACCATCATTTATTATATTCTTTGTTTCATTTTCTTAAGGCGCTGGTTGAACAGCCCTGTTTTAGCTACCGCCGGTCTCCTCTACATGCTTAAGTTGCAGATGTTCAACACGGGCGTATACCCGTTCGTATTCACCTATGGCAGCGCCACGGTGATGCGTTACTGGTTTGACATTCTCTGCATGATGGCCATTGCGGCGCATATTCAAAGGCCTTCGCCTTGGTTTTTAGCCGCTGCGGCCTGCGCCTGCGGGGCGCAATTATTTTATCTTCCGACGGAGGGTGTTTATTTGACCGCCGCGTATGCGGCCTATATGCTGATCCATTTGTTCCGGCGTTCGTGGCGTGAACACATCGGGTTTACTTTACGCCGGTGGCCTTGCTGGGGGATTTTGGTTGTTTTGCCGGTCATCGTTGCGCTGGTCCTGATGCGCGTCTTGATCGGAGACGCGGTCATGTCCGCATCGTTCTGGCATAATATGGGGGAGTTCGTCGAATATTTTTTAAGCGGGTTCGGGATGACGCCCATATACACCGGCTTGGTCGACAAGCAATACCTGGCGTCGTTGATGGGTTTTGTTGTTCCCTGTGTATATCTGTTGACCCTGCTGGTCGTGGGAACGCTGTTGTTCTTAGGGAAGATCCATCGCCGCCATATGCTGGTTGTTTTTCTTTGTTTGTATGGCCTGGGCACATACCATTACTATATCGCCCGTTCAGCGGTCACCAGTTACTATGTCGTGGCCATTCCTTATGTGATGATCTTATGTTTTTGGATCAAGGTCATTTTGGACCGTTTTGAGCTGCAGACACAGCGTCACTTCAAGATGGTCATCCTGGCTGTCTGCGTGTGGGCGTTGTGGACGAATCATAATTTCTTAAGTTATCCTAATCGACTGAATTTTTCTCACAATCCGCTTACGGATCCCTTGGTCGCACAGCCGTTGGATAAAGACAGGCCGTACTTCAATCACCTGTTCAGGGACTATAATGCCCAGCTCAAAGTGCCATTGAATTCCTTAGGAGAGAGCGATGAGAAATTCGTGCGCGAATCCGATTTTCCGTCGGATGACAGTCTGGTGGCGTATTACGATCAAGAGGGTGATTTTAGCGTCGATGCCGATCTGATCGACCGTTTGACTTCACCCAAAGAAGCGGTGCCGCTCATCTCAAGCTTCGAGATTAAGATGCTGATGCAAGCCAAGCGCCGCCCGTATTTTTATTATTTTCCGCTGGTGATCTCCCATCCCATGCGCGCGCGTAATTTTGTGACCATCAGCATTTACACCACGGATCAGTTGAATAAAGTCCTTGACGGCCTGCGGAAAGACAGGCCGCCGTATATTTTTATGGAGAAAATATTTTTGACCACGCCGGTCCCCCGGTATTTTTATTTTTACTATCCCAGTTTTATGCTGCTCAGGGACTATGTGCTGGACCATTACACGCCGGATGACTACGGGCAATATTTGGTGGCGATGAAACGCAAGGAATAAAACCATCATGGACCGCAGGGAACAGATCAATGCCTGGCTTCTGACTGCCGCTGTTTTGGCGGCCGGCCTTCAATTCCTGCTGGTCATGGGCCTGATCGCGTCCTGGATGCCTGCCGTGTATACGTATGAGGTGGCCGATATTTTCCCCAGGGGCCGTCCGCATTTCTTGAGGGAATACGATCTATTCATTTTTCGCGCCTTTATTTTTCTGAATATATTATTGGCCTTCGCCGCCGCATTTTTCCTTAAGCACCGCCTGCGTGAGGAGCGTTTGACTAAAACCCTGGTCCGTTTTCTGTCCGTCGTAGGGGCCCTGGCCATGCTGGGGTTTTGGGCGGCGTTCAATAAAATAGTGAATGGTTCACCCTTCGCGTTAGGGTGGAATGCCGGCCTGTTCTGGCCGCCGCCGCATGTCCCGCAATTACCGTATTTCTTTCCGCTGCGTTATGGCGCTGTTGCCGCGTTCACGTTCAGTTTTATTGTCCCCATCGCCTATATGGCGGTCTTATTTCATGCGTTTGAAAACAAGATGCGCGGATGCGCCGCGCTGGCCGTTTGCGGTCTTGTTTTGTTTTTCGGCTATATGCGTTATCCGTTCACCGGGGCCCTGTTGTTTGCGTCTTTGCCGCTTTTGTTCGCGTCGGTGTTATGGTGGGCCAAGCAAAAACCATGGCCGCTTTCTTCGCGTAATGCCGTTGCTGTCCTATGCGGCATGCAGGCCGCGCTATTGTGCGTGTGGAGCGGGGAGCAGTGGAGGATGCGGGTACAGCCGTCGGATTTTTCCGTCATTGTTTATGTTATTTTTATTCTTGCCGCGCTTGGTATTTTCGCGGGCCTTGTTTTTTTGCGTCTTCGTCCTTCCTATGCTTTTGCTGTTTTTCAACTGGCGCTCGTGTCCCTGATGGCGCTGGCCTGGTTTAAACTCGTCGTCTACGACTATCGCGCAGACCTGGCCAGATTTTGGTTTAAGGCATTGGGGGCCTTGACGATCGCCCAGCCATTATTATGGATCATTGTCCGGAGAATACCGATGCCTTGCCCTAAAAGCTGGTGGCCGGATGTGCTGATCGCGGGTGTGATCGCGGCCTGTGTTTACGTGCCGGATACGGAAGCGCTGCTGGCGCACATGTTTTTGGGTGAGCATTTGCATCATTTTGACCATTTTATCATGGCTCCGGCCTGGGGTATGCTGCAGGGCGGCGTGCTCGATGTGGATGTGCGTTCCCAGTACGGGATCGGATCCATCGCCGTATTCAACGGATTAATGGCGTTGATGGGAGGGGTCTCGTATGTGCACGGGTTAGCCGCAGTGGTATGGCTGTGCACCGTATATTTTGTGCTGGTCTATGTGTTTTTACGCCGTTGGCTGCCGGGGCGCTGGTTGGCAATCGCCTGCTGGGCGATGATCTTTAAAGCGCAGATCGCCTTTGAGCTGGCTTTTCCGGTGGTGTTCACCTATCCTCAGGCCACTGTGGCGCGGCAATGGCTGGATGTCTTTTGGTTCATTCAAATGTTGTATTTTATGGACAAGCAAGATGCGCGCTGGCTGGCGGGGGCCAGTCTCACCGCGGGGGCGGCATTATGGTATGTCCCTTCGACGGGATTTTATTTGGGCATGGCCCATACTGTGATGGTTATCATGGCGGGCCTGCGGCAGGAGACGCTTCGCCGGCGCGTAGTCGCCTGTGTTTGGCCAACGGCATTGATGATCATTTCCGCCGTGGTATTGTATGTTTTTACCTGCGGGGTATGGTTTTTCCGGCCGGTGTTTTGGGATAATGTGAAAGATTTATTCCGGATTCTCATGCTGGTGAGCACAGCCCCCATGATGAGGACCATCGTGGACCAAACATGGGATGCATTGATCTTTTGCGTGATCGTTCTGACGTATACGGCCACGATCATCAAGGTGGGCTTGGATTATTTAAGAGGTCACGGTTGCCGTCGGGAGTGGTTTTTATTGGGCTTAAGCGTGTACGGGCTGGGCAGCCTGGAACATTATGTGGTCTTAAGCCTGGGCAATAATTATTACACGAAAGCGCTGCCGTTCTTTGTTATTTTATTTTATTGGTTGGCGAAAGCATTATCCTGCCCGGCATCGCTGTGGCAGCGCAGGCTCAAGGGAGCCATTGCCGGGGCGGCGCTGGGTGCGCTGGTGACCAGCCATAGTTTTATCGCATATCCGGGCCTGTTGAACATTTCCCGTGATCCTTTATTGGATCCGCGGGTAGCCAGGCCTCTGCCGGATGGCCGTCCCTATTTTTTTCATAAACACCGTTATTTTCCCCCACAGAATTTTTTACCCGTCAACTCCCTTGGCCAGGCCGATGACGGATGGGTGACCGAGGGGCAATTCAAGGATCATCGGGAATTGATCGCCTATTTCCGTCAGTATACGGATTTTACCATTGACGCCGCATTGATCGATGCGTTGACTTCTCCGGAGGACCATGTGCCGCTGATCAGCAGTTATGAGGTCATGATCCTCATGCAGGCCAAGCGTCGTCCGTTCTTTTATATCTTTCCTTTTTTGGATGACCGGCCGATGCGCATCCGTTCTTTTGGGGTGGATTTATTGCACACCCGCCAACAATTGGGTACGATCATCGCGGATTTTGAACAACGCAAGCCGCCGGTCGTATTTATGGAGAAAATCATGCTCCTTGATCCGGACAGGAACTGGTATGAAGAAACTGCGCCGGGACTGATGGGGCTTTTGCGTTACGTCAAGGCGCATTATACGCCGTTTGCCCAAGGACAGTATTTGATCGCTATGCGGCGAAATAGTCTTCAATAAGGAAGAGAAAAATGGACAGGTCTGAAAAAAATGATCGTGCGATCGCCTGGCTGGCTGCGGCGGTCTTTTGCGAAAGCCTGCAATGTTTGATCATTCTCGGTGTTATTTCCCATCATGCGCCGGTGGACACATCTTATTTTATGACCAGGGCCTTCGACAAGGTCAAGGAAGGGTTCTTTTTGACCCGCCAGGTGTTGTTGTATCGGATCTTCGGCGTTCTCAATGTCTTATTGGCTTATTGTTCCTGGCGTTTATTCCGCAACCGTTTGGATGATGCGCATTTTGTCCGGGGACTTAAATGGTATGTATGGTTGAACTTTTTGTTGATCGCCTGGCAGGTGACAGGCGTGTTCCAAATTGTCACCGAACATTCGGCGCCATGGGCTTGGGGAATATTGTATGCCGGTATAGGCATGGCCTTGATCACGCGGTTATTTTGGAAAGAAGTATTGCATTTATGCCAAAGCCGTTCTTTGGGACAAACTTTGGGTCAACAGCGCTGGATCATTGACGCATTTTTGTTGGCGGCCATTACGGCCGTATTGATGTGGTTGACCCGCGGTCATGTACCGGCGGGCGTCAAGGTTTCTTTATATATGGCAGTTTTATATACGGGCTTAAGGGTGTGGGGGGTCAATCCCTTGATCGCCGCCATTGGTATTTATTGCGCAGTCAAATGGATCTTCATTTACGCAGGGATGGGAGCGGCTTTTCGGATGGATGCGGCGCTGTTGCTGCTGATGGCTTTATATTACCGGCAAAAGCAATGGCGATACATGCTTGGGGCCGCATTGCTGACGGGGTTGATGCTGGTATGGGAGCCGCTCTACGCATTGCCGCAGATCGTTATGATAATGGTTTTTACGGCACCGGGGATTTTCGGTGAATCGAAGAACAGGTTCAAGGCGAAACTATGTTGGACTCTCCCCTGGTTGGTGTGGCTGGCGGCCCTTCAATGCGGATGGTCGGATACAAAAATCGTGCTTGCGTTGGCAAGACAGGTGATAGCGGCATTCCAGGGAACGGACAATGTCCCCTGGTATACACCGCTTTTTTCGAGGCATTTTTTTATTTTTACCGCCGGGTTGGCCGTGCCCTTGTTTTATCTGTTCTTTATTTTGGTCACGGGTGCGCGGACCGCTTTGCTTAAAACCATGGCCCGTCATTGGCTGGCCGTCGCATGGGCGGTCTATGGGTTATTATGCTACGGGGCTTATGCGTACTTGTCTGTGCCGCGCATGTATTATTTCATATCCTTGCCGCTGGTTGTCCTGGGCTGTTATACGGTACAGACGTGCTATGAGCGCCTGCGGCGTCCGGCAGCGTTGGGAGATCCGCAACACATGACCGTTAATTTGGGTTTGGCCTCGTGGATGGTGGTTGTGCAGATCGTTCAGGCGGTCATTTACATCCGCCAGGCTTTTGGTTATAGCCCTGTTCATGAGCCGGCTGTTTATACCTGGGGGATCGCCGCAGCCGTCACGGCGCAGGCGGTGTGGGTGATCCGGTGGCGGGACCGGTGGGCAAAGCCAGAACTGATGCGGCCATGGTTTGGATTTATTGCGATGGAAACGCTCCTGGTGACATTTCAATTATGCGCCTTGTGGCAAATGTTCATTTATAGTCCCCGTTCCCAGCTGGCCCAAAATGTTTTGGCGGTCTTGATCGTCATGAGCGTCGTCAATAAAGTATTCTGGCCGCAGGTGCGCCGGCTGGGCGCCGCGATCATGCGATGTGTCCTTAACCCGGTCTGGACCGGTCCTTTGAGGTTCTGGGCGGACGCGGCATGTGTTTTATTCATTGCGGCGCTGATCTATGTGCCGGATCCCCAGGCAGCCTTGGCCAAAATGTTCATGGGGGAACATTTCCATCACTATGACATGATGGTCATGGAACCCGCGTTTGCCTGCCACATGGGCAACCTTTTATATATAGACACGTTCACAACTTATGGCTTTGGTATGCCCTTGATCATAGCCCGGCTGGCCGAAGGACTGGGCGGTTTTTCCGATCTGACCGTTTTCAATATCATCGTGGTGTTGAGTATTTTGTCCTTCATCTTCTTTTACGTGTTCCTGCGCTATTGGATCGGGAGCATTATATTGAGCCTGGCCGCGGTTTTGATCGGCATCAAATGGCAGATGTTCTACAGTTTTGCCTATCCGATGACCTTCACCTACGCGAACTCAACGGCATTGCGTTTCGGCACGGACGTGCTGTTCCTGGCGGCCATGATCATGCACATCAGGACCCACCGGCAAATATTTTTGTGGCTGGCCGCCTTGAGCGCCGGATTTGCCGTGTTCTTTATTGTCTCCACGGGACTCGATTTGATATTCGCTTTTTGGGCCTATTTGACCCTGCATTTGGTGTCCAGGCAATGGCGGCCTTACGTTATGCGTTCGACATCGCAGTGGTGGCAGACAGGCCTGATCTACGCAGCCCCGTTGGTCAGCGGCTTTGCCTTTTATGCCTGGGTGGCGGGCAAGTACGCGTTCGGCCGTCTGTTTTGGCATAATATGTCAGAAGCCCAGCGGTTGTTTTTGGACGGCTTTGTATTCAGCGCGTATTTTAACGGCTGGCGCCATGCCAAATATCTGGATGACTGGATGGGGCTGGTCTTGCCGGCGGTGGAATTAGGGACCATTATTTATGTGATCATCAAAGTACTGCAGAACCGGGGGCGGCAGGAACATTTCTTTTTATTGATCATGGCGGTTTACGGCTATAGCATGTACATGCATTTTGCGGCCTTATGCGTGGGAAATAATTATTACATGCGCGCCTTGCCGTTCGTGTTCCTCTGCTTTTACTGGATCAAGCGGGGGATCGACCGCCTTCCTGTAGTGTGGCAAAGGCGTGCGCCGCTGGCGGTGCTGGGGCTGACGGCCTTTGCCCTGTTGACCAACCATAATTACATCAGCCATCCCAATATGTTTTGCATTTCCCGCAACCCGATGGTCGATCCTCTGGTGGCCGAACCTTTACCCGAGGATGGGCGGCCGTATTTCTTCCACCAGGAGGCGGGGATCCTCGAGGAATTTTTAAGGCCGGTGAATTCATTGGGAGAGAAGGACCAGGGCTTTGTGTTCGAATATCAATTCCCCGACGACGAGACCTTAAAGGCGTATTACCGTAAAGAGGCCGATTTCTCCGGCGAAGGCGCGTTTATTGCTTCTTTGACATCACCCGGTGAACGCGTGCCGTTGCTCTCCAGCTGGGACTGGCGTATCCTGCAGGCCGCCGACCGCAAACCATTTTTTTACGCGGTCCCGTTTTTCGAGAACCGCCCTTTGCGCGCGCGCAGTTTTTCGACTGCGACCATGTACCACAAGGATTTCTTAAAACGTGAACTTGAACGGATGGAAAAACTCAAGCCAGAGATGGTTTTCGTCCAGCGCATGTACCTTGATCCGGACGTTCCAGCCCGGTATTTCTATAAAACAAACAATGAGCCGTTGATGCTCTTGCTGCAGTATATCCGTCAGCATTATGAGCCCTTCAGGGAAGGGGTTTATCTGGTGGCGATGAAACGAAAATTATGATGCGGCGGCATAAAGCCGATTTTTATTCCTGCCGGATGTATTTTATGGTATAATATTTTTTAGTCGTTTTCTCTAATATGAATATCCTCTACGTCGTTGACACATTTTCCATCATAGAACCCATGGGGACCCTGCAATTGTCAGGGATCACCAAGGCGCGCGGCCATAAAAGTTTTGTCTGCGCCATCGATGACGGGGACGTCTGGCGCAAGCTGGACGAAGAGCGCATCGACGCGGTAGCCTGTTCCTTTATGTCCACGGAGGCCGGTGGTTTTAACGTCCTGGTTCGCGGGATCCGCGAACGCTATCCGCGCATGCCTATCATCGCCGGAGGCCCGCACCCGACGTATTATCCGCAGATCATCAATACCTGGCCTTTGGACGCGGTGGTGGTCGGCGAAGGCGATCACGTGGTCGCGGAGCTTTTGGAAAATCTCTATTTGGGCAGGGACATTTCCCATTTGAGCAATGTGCACACCAGGGAGTTCAAGAACCCGCAGGGAAATTTGGTTGAAGCCCTGGACGCCCTGCCTTTTTCAGACCGCGATCTGCTGGACGGCATCGCGCCCTTCAAATACATCCCCATGAAATCGTTCTTTGCCACCCGCGGCTGTCCGTACAGCTGTTCTTATTGCTTTAACAGCGCTTTTAACAAGATGCACAAGGACAAGGGGGAGGTCCTGCGGCGCCGCTCCGTCGAGAATTTGATCCAGGAGATCGAGCAGGTGAAAAAGAATCACAAGATGGACTTTGTGCGTTTCGGCGACGACACCTTTGTCATGAAATACGATGCCTGGGTCGAGGAGTTCTGCGACAAATACCCCAAACGGGTGGGCGTGCCGTTCTATTTCCTGATCCATCCTAATTTGGCGAGCGAGCCTTTGATCAGCAGTTTGAAGAAGGCGGGATGCCATTCCATCATGCTGGGCATTGAGTCCGGCAATCAGGACGTGCGCCGCAAGGTCCTGGACCGTTATGTGGCGGACGCGACCATCAAGAAGGCCTTTGATCTTTACCGCAAATACGACATCAAAGTGTTCAGCAACACCATTTTGGCCTTGCCGGAGACGACCCTGAAAGAGGACCTGGAATCTTTGAATTTCACCCTGGACTGT
Protein-coding sequences here:
- a CDS encoding FkbM family methyltransferase translates to MRASFRRWRQRVIRYWRLNAVVPRLLRFNAYTGYVGRRLFQYVPFLLPHDRSYYGFRHLVRAGDGLFLDVGANDGISAIGFKHIHSDYRVLSLEPNRWHEASLKRLKKKLKGFDYRIVGAGQQTCRQDLHMPFYQGVPVYTAASLYKDYVGVSMLRQFAQHAGHKVEYVTQSVEIVRLDDWALTPDIIKIDTEGFEYEVLLGLGRTIARCRPFIMLEYNPDLLRQQDDLLRPLGYEMFIYAFKEDSFHSFSMARPQLDGVRVAENIFCIPSEKKQGLPIAEGKI
- a CDS encoding radical SAM protein, translating into MNILYVVDTFSIIEPMGTLQLSGITKARGHKSFVCAIDDGDVWRKLDEERIDAVACSFMSTEAGGFNVLVRGIRERYPRMPIIAGGPHPTYYPQIINTWPLDAVVVGEGDHVVAELLENLYLGRDISHLSNVHTREFKNPQGNLVEALDALPFSDRDLLDGIAPFKYIPMKSFFATRGCPYSCSYCFNSAFNKMHKDKGEVLRRRSVENLIQEIEQVKKNHKMDFVRFGDDTFVMKYDAWVEEFCDKYPKRVGVPFYFLIHPNLASEPLISSLKKAGCHSIMLGIESGNQDVRRKVLDRYVADATIKKAFDLYRKYDIKVFSNTILALPETTLKEDLESLNFTLDCRPFYSGFTVFTPFPGTALGEYSRAKGYVKGSDDFAESFPISMQSGSMLNTVTDEQRRIHRNILTLAPVANLFPALRALIVKHLIYWKPNIVFDVVGFVVRNYCNMKIFPFSKSAYTFVQLFNKVVRIDKHNYNSNNARPVKIDDLRKFEHTRLSAVQST